Proteins co-encoded in one Papaver somniferum cultivar HN1 chromosome 5, ASM357369v1, whole genome shotgun sequence genomic window:
- the LOC113281654 gene encoding uncharacterized protein LOC113281654: protein MYLLIIFLPLLGSSVEGFFGRFLGSEGTAIMTTTCVSFSSILSMISFYEVALGSSACYIRIAPWISSEMFDASWASIDSVFDSLTVVMLIVVTFISSLVHLYSISYMSEDPHSPRFMCYLSIPTFFMPMLVTGDNFLQLFLGWEGVGLASYLLIHFWFTRLQADKAATKAMPVNRVGDFGLAHEVSGRFTLFQTVDFSTIFAGASAPRNSWIFCNMRFNAITLICILLLIGAAGKSAQIRLHTWSPDAMEGPTPVSVLIHAATTVTAGVFMIARCSPLFEYPPTALIVITSAGATTSFLAATTGISQNDSKRDISYSNYSQLGYMIFSCGISNYSVSVFHLLNHAFFKALLFLSAGSVIHAMSDEKDMRKMGGIASSFPLTYAMMLMGSLSLIGFPFLTGIYSKDVILELTYTKYTISGNFAFWLGSVYVLFTSYYSVLSLFLTFIVPTNSFGRDINRCHDAPIPMVIPLILLAFGSLFVGYLAKV, encoded by the exons ATGTATCTACTTATCATATTCTTGCCCCTGCTCGGTAGTTCCGTAGAAGGTTTTTTCGGGCGTTTTCTAGGATCAGAAGGAACCGCTATAATGACCACCACGTGCGTTTCATTCTCTTCTATCCTCTCTATGATATCCTTTTATGAAGTCGCACTGGGATCTAGTGCTTGCTATATAAGAATTGCTCCATGGATCTCATCAGAAATGTTTGATGCTTCTTGGGCTTCTAT TGACTCCGTGTTCGATAGCCTGACCGTCGTAATGTTAATTGTGGTTACATTCATAAGTAGCTTGGTCCATCTTTATTCCATTTCATATATGTCCGAGGATCCGCATAGCCCTCGATTTATGTGTTATTTATCCATTCCTACTTTTTTTATGCCAATGTTGGTGACTGGAGATAACTTTCTTCAATTATTCCTGGGATGGGAGGGAGTAGGTCTTGCTTCATATTTGTTAATTCATTTCTGGTTTACACGACTTCAGGCAGATAAAGCAGCTACAAAAGCTATGCCTGTCAATCGAGTAGGTGATTTTGGATTAGCTCATGAGGTTTCGGGTCGTTTTACTCTCTTTCAAACAGTAGACTTTTCAACCATTTTTGCTGGTGCTAGTGCCCCTAGAAACTCTTGGATTTTTTGCAATATGAGATTTAATGCCATCACTCTAATTTGTATTTTACTTCTTATTGGTGCTGCTGGGAAATCTGCACAGATAAGATTGCATACTTGGTCACCCGATGCTATGGAGGGTCCCACTCCAGTATCCGTTTTGATTCATGCAGCTACTACGGTCACTGCTGGCGTTTTCATGATAGCAAGGTGCTCCCCTTTATTTGAATATCCACCTACAGCTTTGATTGTGATTACTTCTGCAGGAGCTACGACGTCATTCCTTGCGGCAACTACTGGAATATCACAGAACGATTCAAAGAGGGACATATCTTATTCAAATTACAGTCAATTAGGCTATATGATATTTTCTTGCGGCATCTCTAACTATTCGGTTAGCGTCTTTCACTTATTGAATCACGCCTTTTTCAAAGCATTACTCTTCTTGAGTGCAGGTTCGGTCATTCACGCCATGTCGGATGAGAAAGATATGCGGAAGATGGGAGGGATTGCCTCCTCCTTTCCTTTGACCTATGCCATGATGCTCATGGGAAGCTTATCTCTCATTGGATTTCCTTTTCTAACTGGAATTTATTCCAAAGATGTGATCTTAGAGCTCACTTACACTAAGTATACCATCAGTGGGAACTTTGCTTTCTGGTTGGGAAGTGTCTAtgtccttttcacttcttattACTCCGTTCTTTCACTTTTTCTAACATTTATAGTACCTACTAATTCATTCGGGCGAGACATCAATAGATGTCATGATGCGCCCATTCCTATGGTCATTCCTTTAATACTTCTGGCTTTCGGGAGTCTCTTTGTAGGATACTTGGCCAAAGTGTGA